DNA from Fibrobacter sp. UWB5:
CGTCAACGCGTGCAACGCGTTGCTAGTATCCTAGGGCTATGCCCGTATATGAAGAACCGCCGGCTATGCCGGCGGGTCACTTTTTTCAATAAAATTGAACGGTCTTCGTGAGCCTCAAGCGACTCGTATTAAAAATGAATGACGCGGACCTTGATGACCTTGTCGAGCTTGGAGAGCTTCTCGACGATAGAATCATCAACCTTGCTTTCCACGTCAACGAGGTTGTAGCCGATCTTGCCATTGCTCTTGTTGCTGAAAGAAGCAATGTTGATGCCTTCGGCGCCGAACACCTTCGTGATTTCAGAAATCATGTTCGGAACGTCCTGGTTGATGACCACCACGCGGCTCTTGACGCCGGAATGCGGGTGATCAACGAGGGCCGGGAAGTTCACGGAATTGCGGACGCAACCGTATTCGATGTAGTCCTTCAATTCTTCGACGGCCATCACGGCGCAGTTTTCTTCGGCTTCTTCGGTAGAAGCACCGAGGTGCGGGAAGCAGGTGACCTTGTCGTTCTTGATGAGGTCTGCATCCGGGAAGTCGCAGAGGTAGCCCTGGAGAGAGCCAGAAGCGAGCATGTCGTTGACCGGAGCCATTTCCACGATACCGCCGCGGGCGAAGTTCATGATGTAGCTGCCCTTGAAGCCGGCGAGGTTCTTGCGGTTGAGCAAGTTTTCGGTCACGCCCTTGATGAACGGAACGTGCACGGTGAGGAAGTCGGAATTTGCAATCACGGTGTCGAGGTCGGCAATTTCAACCTTGTTGGAAAGTTCGTGCATGTTGGCGGCGTTCGGATACGGTTCGTAAGCGAGCACGCGCATGTTCTTCCAACGGGCATAGTTGGCGACGAGCACGCCGATCTTGCCGAGACCGATCACGCCGAGAGTCTTACCGGCAAGTTCCATACCGGCAAACTTCTTCTTACCGCTTTCAACGGTCTTGGCGAGGTCCGGATCGTTGGTGTCGAGGCCCTTGACCCATGCGGCAGCCTTGTCCACGTTACGGACGGCCATGCCGAGCACGGTCATCACGAGTTCGGCAACGGCGTTGGCGTTTGCACCCGGAGTGTTGAACACGCAAATACCCTTTGCAGAAGCCTTGTCGATGGTGATGTTGTTCACGCCAGCGCCGGCGCGGGCGACAGCCAGCAGGCCGTCAAAGTTGTCGGTATCAACCTGGGCGGAACGCACCAAGATGGCATCCGGTTTTTCGATAGAATCGGAAACCTGGTAGAACGAGCCAAACAGGCTCAGGCCTTTCTTGGAAATGTTGTTCATCGTCTTAATAGTTGCCATTGTATTGTCCTTTGTTAATGTTTAAAACTTTTGCGTGATTCGTTACGGTTCTACCCAGCGACCGCGATCCTTGATGAGGTTCACCAATTCTTCGATGGCGTCTTCTTCGGGGATGTTCTTCTTGACGGCCGTCTTGCCTTCGAACAGGGTAATGCGGCCGGGGCCACCGCCCACGTAACCGAAGTCGGCGTCGGCCATTTCGCCCGGGCCGTTCACGATGCAGCCCATGATGCCGATGGAAATGTCCGAGAGGTGACCAAAGCGGGCCTTGATCTTGCCCATGACTTGCTGGATGTCGTAGAGGGTGCGGCCGCAGCTCGGGCAGCTGATAAAGTTCGTCTTGCTGCGGCGGCAGTAGGCAGCCTGCAGAATGTCGAAGGCCAGAAGAACGCTTTCCTTGGCGCCCTTGTAACCGTCGATCACGACGGCGTCGCCAAGACCGTCGGTGACGAGACTTCCGATGTCGGCGGAAACGCGGAGCGTTTCACGTTCGTTGTCATTAATCTTGGCGTAAAGTAAAATCGGGTCTTTGCGACCTGCCGCTTCCAAAGCGGCGGCAAGGGCGCGCACGCCGGAAACCATCTCGGCTCCCGTGTAGCAGAATACGGAACCGGCAGGCACGGCAGCTGGATTCGCTGCAAAGCCCGCGATATCCATGGCGTCCTTGAATTCTACAATCGGTTTTTCGTTCAAGCAGGGGAGAGCGAATTCCGCATTGCGGCGTTCGCCGGTGAGTGCAATCGCATCGGCTTTCACGCCGACCTTCACCGGGTTAGAACCACCGATTTCCACGCCCGACACCTTCACGACTTCGGTCTCGCGGCGTTCGTAGTGGTACGGGTCTTTTTCGAGAACGGGCACCGCGTAGCTCACCGGCTTTGTCGGGAGAGCGCATGCCTTGATAAGTTCCTGAGCCACCGGGACTTCGGCCACCGGATCTTCGGTGAGCGATACGCGGATCGTGTCGGCAAGACCGTCAAGCAACAGAGCGCCGATGCCCGCGGCCGACTTCAGTCGTCCGTCGGCACCCGCGCCCGCTTCCGTGACGCCCACGTGGAACGGGTACGGCTTGAAACCTTCTTGCTTAATGCGGGCGGCGAGCATGCGGTAGGCGGCAATGGCTATGCGCGGGTTGCTGCTCTTGAGGCTCAAAACCACCTGGTCAAAATGTTCGGCTTCGCACACGGCCAAATATTCCATGGCGCTTTCCACCATGCCTTCCACCGTGTCGCCGTAGCGGTAAATCATACGGGCGGCAAGGGAACCGTGGTTCACGCCGATGCGGATGGCGCGACCGAGGCGCTTGGCCTCTTGCACAAACGGCGTAAAGGCTTCGGCCACCTTTTCCTTGCCTTCGTCAAAAGACTTGTCCGTCTGCTGGTCGAGTGTCAAAATACCTGTGTCGACAAAGTTACCCGGATTGATGCGGACCTTTTCGACCCACTTGAGGGCTTCGAAAGCGGCCTTCGGCTGGAAATGGATGTCGGCAGAAACCGGCACCTTGCAACCGGCGGCACGCACCTGCTTCATCACTTCTTCGAGACCCTGGGCGTCTGCAAATGTCGGGGCGGTAATGCGAACCAGTCCGCAACCTACCTTGGCAAGTGCCAAAGTTTCGGCCACCGTGCGCTCCACATCTTTGGGCTTGGTGGTGGTCATGGACTGAACTAAAATGGGGGCATTGCCCCCGATAAGTGCGTCGCCAACGCGAACCTGTACAGTTTCCCTGCGGACTGCGTTAAAGCGGTCGGCAACATAGGGGAATTCGCTAAACTTTGTCATGCGCCCAAAGATAGCATTTTTTCGCAATTTAGGCTTCGTCTTCGCTCAAGCTTTGATAATATTCTTCAAGTTTTTTGCGGCAGGCGATAAAGCAATCCTTTAGTGCCGGGTCAAACTGCGTGCCCATGCCTTCGATAATGATATCGTAGGCTTCGCTGAACGACATTTCGGCCTTGTAGCAACGCTTGGACACCAAGGCGTCGTACACGTCGGCAATGGCCATGATGCGGGCTTCGAACGGAATTTCGGTCCCTTTGAGTTTCTTGGGGTAGCCGAAACCGTCGAAACGTTCGTGGTGGTATCGGGCGACGTTCTTTGCGATTTTCACAAAGTCCGGAGATTCCACTGCCGTGAGCAAGTTTTCGACAATCATGGCTCCCTTCTCGGGGTGTTCCTTCATTTCTTCGTATTCCTGCGGAGTAAAGCGGCCGGGCTTTCTCAAAATGCGGTCATCGATTGCGATCTTGCCGATATCATGCATCGGGGCTGCCGAAACCAGGCTGTCGTAGAAGAATTCGGACTGTCCAAGAGTCGGGTCCTTGCGCAGGTATTCGACCAGAATTTGCACCACGCGGCTTGTACGCTTGATATGGCTACCGGTGTTGCTGTCGCGGCTTTCGACCATGTGGGCCATACCCACGACCATTTGTTCCTGAATCGAACGAATCTGCGTGTCGTTTTCCTTGAGCATCAATTCAAGGCGCACGTTGTTCGTACCCAACATGTTGATGTAATTGTGCATGCTGGTTTCGTCTTCGATTCGGAACATGTTGATTTTTTCGGAACCCGAAAGCGGAAGCTGGCGAAGCAGAATCTTGTAGTATTTTCCGTCTTGCTCAAACTTCTTTTCTATAGTCTCGTCGCCTTGTTTCAGTTCCTTGTTCCAGGCAATCAGCAAATGGTTCAGTTCAGAATTGTCGGGGGTGGAGTGGTCAATACGGCAATTTTTCAGGTCAGGGAAGGTCTCGTAGGCCACCGCGTTACAACCGAGGAACTTGTTTTTCGTAGAAATGAGAAGGTAACTGTCGGTGTTCTGGGTTTCGAGAACCTGCGAAATAATATCTTCCACGTCGTAGCGTTTGACTCTAAAGCAAATATACAGGAGCGCAAACTGGTCGAACACGTACACCGCGGGCATGACCAAGGTGTCGGTTTCGACCACGCGTGAAATAAAGAACGAAAGAATAGATACGGCTTCAATCGAAGACAGCGCCACTAGACTCTTGAACGAGACGTTTTTCTTTTTAATAAAGGCGAACACAATGAGGCTTACGTTGATGATGACAAAGCCCACCATGACGAAATTGAATATGTCGTGCCCGATTGCGTATTCGGCGCTAAAATTGCCTACGCCGTTAGTCTGGATGAACTTGATGGTCTTGTAATAGAATCCATTGAATCCGACCGTCATCGATAGAGCCAAGACGACAAAGACAATCAACAGGAGTATATCGTAGCTCCATGCCGGAAACTTGATCTTGCAAATAGAAAGGCATGCCTTAAAGGTCAGAACGGGCAAGAACATCGAACCAAGATAAATCATCTTGTTCGAAAGAATCGCCTGGTCCACGTTGGTCGAAAAAGCAAGTAACAGATGGCCTAAACAAGCGATAAAGGCGCAGAAAAAGAGCAGCGGGTACGGGCCAGTCTGCTTTGGATTGACTCGGTATTGCAGACAAAAGTTAAGCGCTGCGACAACAGTTAAAAACGTCAAAAAAATAATGACCATACAAATCCCATCTATTTGTACAACACACCCCATATTAAATATAAATTAAAATTTACTCGTGCGAGTGGGGGACCAAAAAGAAATCTGTCTAAAAAGCGTGTAAAAGATACAGCCGCCAATCTTTTGATTGACGACTGCAACAATCTGTATTACAGAATTTGTTCTGAATTAGGCTTCAGCCGGTGCTTCAGGTGCAGCCGGAGCTTCTGCAACAGGAGCTTCAGCGGCCGGTGCTTCGGCAGCGGGCTTCGGAGGGAGCAAAGCCTTCATGGAAAGCTTCACCTTGCCCTTCGGGTCAACACCGAGGCAGAGCACTTCGACTTCGTCACCCACGTGAACGACGTCTTCGACCTTATCGACGCGGTGGTCGGCAAGTTCGGAGATGTGCACGAGGCCGTCGCGACCCGGGAGGATTTCGACGAACGCGCCAAACGGCTGGATCGTCTTGACCTTGCCCTTGTACTTGCGGCCCGGTTCGGGTTCGGCAGTGAGTTCTTCGATCATGCGGCGGCAAACTGCAGCGGCCTTGCCACTCGGGGCGGCAATGTCGATGTTGCCATCGTCGTCGATGTTGATCGTGCAACCCGTCTGAGACTGCATGCCCTTGATCACGGAGCCACCGGAACCGATGACGTCGCGAATCTTGTTGGTCGGGATGCGCATCTTGATCATGGTCGGAGCCTTCTCGGAAACCTTCGGACGCGGAGCGGCGAGGCCGAGTTCAGCCATCTTGCCGAGAATGTGCAGACGGCCTTGGCGAGCCTGTTCCAGAGCTTCGCGCATGAGTTCCGGCGTAATGCCGCGGATCTTGATATCCATCTGGAAGGCAGTGATACCTTCGGCAGTACCCGTCACCTTGAAGTCCATATCGCCGAGGTGGTCTTCCGTACCGGTGATGTCGGTCAAGATCTTGATCTTGCCGCCTTCCTTCACGGAACCCTTTTCGGAGATGAGGCCCATGGCGACACCTGCGACCGGAGCCTTGATAGGAACGCCAGCGTCCATCAAGCTGAGGCAGCCACCGCAAACAGAGGCCATGGAAGAAGAACCGTTGGATTCCTGAATTTCGGAAACCACGCGGATGGTGTACGGGAAGTCTTCCGGCAGCGGAAGAACGGCGGCGAGAGAGCGTTCGGCCAAGTGACCGTGACCGATTTCGCGGCGGCTCATGCCGAGGCGCTTGCATTCACCCACGCAGTACGGCGGGAAGTTGTAATGCAGCATGTAGCTCTTGGAGCCTTCGCCCTGCAGGCTTTCGTAGCGCTGTTCGTCGGCCTTGGAGCCGAGCGTGCAGACCACGAGACCCTGGGTTTCGCCACGCTGGAAGATTGCAGAACCGTGGGCGCTCGGGAGAACGCCGAGTTCGATTTCGATCGGGCGGACTTCGGTCGTAGTACGGCCGTCGAGACGCACGTCTTCGTTCAGGATCATTTCGCGCATGGCTGTGCGTTCGTAGTCGCTGAAGATTGCCTTAGCGTCTGCAACGAGAGCAGGATCCTGTTCTTCGTCCTTGCCGATGATGGCGAGAATGCGTTCGTCTTCGAGCATCTTCGCGCAGAGGTCTGCCATAGCCGGATAGAAGTCGGTCTTCACCATGTTGGAGTGGACGTCCTTGTTCAGTTCGTCCCACACGACTTCCTTCACCGTGGCGAGAAGCTTTTCGTGGGCTTCGCCAACGTGCTGCGGCTTGAGCTCCATCTTCGGCTTGGCGCAGCGGTCCACCAGTTCCTGTTGGGCCTTGCACATGGCCTTGATAGCTTCGTGGCCAGCGAGAATTGCGTTGATCATCGTGTCTTCGGACACTTCGTAGGCACCGCCTTCCACCATGCAGACGGAATCTTCGGTACCGGCGACCACCAGGTCCAGATCGGCGCAGGCCATCTGTTCGTAGGTGGGCATCACGATGTTCTGGCCATCGACCACGGCCACGCGTACGGCGGCAACCTGCTGTTCGAAGGGCAGTTCAGAAAGACCGATAGAGAGGGATGCTGCAGACACGCCGAGCACATCCGGTGCAAACTTGCGGTCAGCAGAAAGAACCTGCACAATTACCTGGACTTCGCGCGTGAAGTTCTCGGGGAACATCGGGCGAATCGGGCGGTCAATGATACGGGCAGAAAGAGTTTCTTCGTCAGAGGGACGACCAGCTTCACGCTTGCTGTAGCCACCCGGGAGGCGACCAGCGGCGTAAGCCTTTTCGCGATATTCCACAGTGAGAGGGAAGAAATCACCTTCTTTTTCTTCGCCGTAGCAGACAGTGGAAAGCACGAATGCATCGCCCATCTTGGCGACTGCAGCACCGCGTGCCTGCTTGGCAATACGGCCCGTTTCAAACGTGATGACGCGGCCATCGGGAAGCGTTACGGACACTTCCTTCGGGTCGAGCATCTTGCCGTATTTTTGATGGTATGCGTCAATAGACATAAATTTCTCCAGTCTGAAGAATTAGCCGCGCAGACCGAGTTCCTTGATCAAGGCACGCTGGGCGATAATGTCCTTTTCGCCGTAGTACTTGAGGAGGTTCTTGCGCTTAGAAACCATCATGGACAGACCGCGCAGGGAGTGGAAGTCCTTCTTGTGGGTCTTTGCATGTTCGGTGAGGTTCTTGATCTTCTCGGTGAGGAGAGCGATCTGAACGCGGACGTTACCGGTGTCCTTTTCGTTTGCTCCGAACTTAGCGGTGATTTCTGCAGCCTTTTCTTTAGTGATAGTAGCCATTATAGCCATTCCTTTTTTTGTGTTTGTTGTTTCATTACATGTTTTTGTCCGAGTTTCTCTGCTCTTGCACCAGTGGAATTGGCGAATCTGGTCACAGGACCCAGGCAAAAATGCAATTTGCGCGTAAATATAGGTAAAAAAGCGGATTTGTCATTCCCGGCTTGACCGGGAATCTCCTTTTTTAGGGCTAAAATAGAGCAAAAAAGGGAAAAATTTTAGGAAAAAACGACTTCTAGCAAGATTTGGGCATCTTTTCTATATTTTCGCGCCGTGGAAAGAAAAGACAACAACTATCTGTTTGATTCAGGCAACCTTTCCGAAGGGGCGCTTGCGAAAAAGCACCGCATCGAAAACGACCCTAGTGCACGTACTAATATAATGGACTACCTGCCCGGCATGGAAGTGATCCAGTCGGACATCGCTGACAAGGTCCTTTCCGAATCCGAGAACTACGATTACAGCAAGTACACCGGCAAGGACGTCAAGCGCGCTCTGGAACATGAACGCTGCTCGCTCGAGGATTTTAAGGCGCTCCTTTCTCCGGCGGCCGCTCCGTACCTGGAGCAGATGGCCGCGAAGGCGAAAATCGAGACGAGCAAGCACTTTGGCAATAACGTCTATTTCTTCACGCCGCTCTACATCGCGAACTACTGCGAAAACTACTGTGTCTATTGCGGGTTCAACTGCTACAACCACATCAAGCGTATGCAGCTCACCATGGAGCAGATCGAGCACGAGATGAAGGTCATCGCCGACAGCGGCATGGAAGAAATCCTGATTCTCACCGGCGAAAGCCGCGCCAAAAGCAGCGTGGAATACATCGGCGAGGCCTGCAAACTGGCCCGCAAGTATTTCCGCATGGTGGGCATTGAAGTCTACCCGGTCAACGTCGACGAATACCGCTACCTGCACGAATGCGGGGTAGACTACGTGACGGTTT
Protein-coding regions in this window:
- a CDS encoding phosphoglycerate dehydrogenase; protein product: MATIKTMNNISKKGLSLFGSFYQVSDSIEKPDAILVRSAQVDTDNFDGLLAVARAGAGVNNITIDKASAKGICVFNTPGANANAVAELVMTVLGMAVRNVDKAAAWVKGLDTNDPDLAKTVESGKKKFAGMELAGKTLGVIGLGKIGVLVANYARWKNMRVLAYEPYPNAANMHELSNKVEIADLDTVIANSDFLTVHVPFIKGVTENLLNRKNLAGFKGSYIMNFARGGIVEMAPVNDMLASGSLQGYLCDFPDADLIKNDKVTCFPHLGASTEEAEENCAVMAVEELKDYIEYGCVRNSVNFPALVDHPHSGVKSRVVVINQDVPNMISEITKVFGAEGINIASFSNKSNGKIGYNLVDVESKVDDSIVEKLSKLDKVIKVRVIHF
- the ispG gene encoding (E)-4-hydroxy-3-methylbut-2-enyl-diphosphate synthase — translated: MTKFSEFPYVADRFNAVRRETVQVRVGDALIGGNAPILVQSMTTTKPKDVERTVAETLALAKVGCGLVRITAPTFADAQGLEEVMKQVRAAGCKVPVSADIHFQPKAAFEALKWVEKVRINPGNFVDTGILTLDQQTDKSFDEGKEKVAEAFTPFVQEAKRLGRAIRIGVNHGSLAARMIYRYGDTVEGMVESAMEYLAVCEAEHFDQVVLSLKSSNPRIAIAAYRMLAARIKQEGFKPYPFHVGVTEAGAGADGRLKSAAGIGALLLDGLADTIRVSLTEDPVAEVPVAQELIKACALPTKPVSYAVPVLEKDPYHYERRETEVVKVSGVEIGGSNPVKVGVKADAIALTGERRNAEFALPCLNEKPIVEFKDAMDIAGFAANPAAVPAGSVFCYTGAEMVSGVRALAAALEAAGRKDPILLYAKINDNERETLRVSADIGSLVTDGLGDAVVIDGYKGAKESVLLAFDILQAAYCRRSKTNFISCPSCGRTLYDIQQVMGKIKARFGHLSDISIGIMGCIVNGPGEMADADFGYVGGGPGRITLFEGKTAVKKNIPEEDAIEELVNLIKDRGRWVEP
- a CDS encoding HD domain-containing phosphohydrolase — translated: MVIIFLTFLTVVAALNFCLQYRVNPKQTGPYPLLFFCAFIACLGHLLLAFSTNVDQAILSNKMIYLGSMFLPVLTFKACLSICKIKFPAWSYDILLLIVFVVLALSMTVGFNGFYYKTIKFIQTNGVGNFSAEYAIGHDIFNFVMVGFVIINVSLIVFAFIKKKNVSFKSLVALSSIEAVSILSFFISRVVETDTLVMPAVYVFDQFALLYICFRVKRYDVEDIISQVLETQNTDSYLLISTKNKFLGCNAVAYETFPDLKNCRIDHSTPDNSELNHLLIAWNKELKQGDETIEKKFEQDGKYYKILLRQLPLSGSEKINMFRIEDETSMHNYINMLGTNNVRLELMLKENDTQIRSIQEQMVVGMAHMVESRDSNTGSHIKRTSRVVQILVEYLRKDPTLGQSEFFYDSLVSAAPMHDIGKIAIDDRILRKPGRFTPQEYEEMKEHPEKGAMIVENLLTAVESPDFVKIAKNVARYHHERFDGFGYPKKLKGTEIPFEARIMAIADVYDALVSKRCYKAEMSFSEAYDIIIEGMGTQFDPALKDCFIACRKKLEEYYQSLSEDEA
- the pnp gene encoding polyribonucleotide nucleotidyltransferase gives rise to the protein MLDPKEVSVTLPDGRVITFETGRIAKQARGAAVAKMGDAFVLSTVCYGEEKEGDFFPLTVEYREKAYAAGRLPGGYSKREAGRPSDEETLSARIIDRPIRPMFPENFTREVQVIVQVLSADRKFAPDVLGVSAASLSIGLSELPFEQQVAAVRVAVVDGQNIVMPTYEQMACADLDLVVAGTEDSVCMVEGGAYEVSEDTMINAILAGHEAIKAMCKAQQELVDRCAKPKMELKPQHVGEAHEKLLATVKEVVWDELNKDVHSNMVKTDFYPAMADLCAKMLEDERILAIIGKDEEQDPALVADAKAIFSDYERTAMREMILNEDVRLDGRTTTEVRPIEIELGVLPSAHGSAIFQRGETQGLVVCTLGSKADEQRYESLQGEGSKSYMLHYNFPPYCVGECKRLGMSRREIGHGHLAERSLAAVLPLPEDFPYTIRVVSEIQESNGSSSMASVCGGCLSLMDAGVPIKAPVAGVAMGLISEKGSVKEGGKIKILTDITGTEDHLGDMDFKVTGTAEGITAFQMDIKIRGITPELMREALEQARQGRLHILGKMAELGLAAPRPKVSEKAPTMIKMRIPTNKIRDVIGSGGSVIKGMQSQTGCTINIDDDGNIDIAAPSGKAAAVCRRMIEELTAEPEPGRKYKGKVKTIQPFGAFVEILPGRDGLVHISELADHRVDKVEDVVHVGDEVEVLCLGVDPKGKVKLSMKALLPPKPAAEAPAAEAPVAEAPAAPEAPAEA
- the rpsO gene encoding 30S ribosomal protein S15; amino-acid sequence: MATITKEKAAEITAKFGANEKDTGNVRVQIALLTEKIKNLTEHAKTHKKDFHSLRGLSMMVSKRKNLLKYYGEKDIIAQRALIKELGLRG
- the thiH gene encoding 2-iminoacetate synthase ThiH, with the translated sequence MERKDNNYLFDSGNLSEGALAKKHRIENDPSARTNIMDYLPGMEVIQSDIADKVLSESENYDYSKYTGKDVKRALEHERCSLEDFKALLSPAAAPYLEQMAAKAKIETSKHFGNNVYFFTPLYIANYCENYCVYCGFNCYNHIKRMQLTMEQIEHEMKVIADSGMEEILILTGESRAKSSVEYIGEACKLARKYFRMVGIEVYPVNVDEYRYLHECGVDYVTVFQETYDKVRFEQLHLMGHKRVFPYRFDSQERALMAGMRGVAFSALLGLSDFRRDALASALHVYYLQKKYPHAEMSLSCPRLRPIINNDKIDPLDVHEKELCQVLCAYRIFLPYVGITVSSRESKEFRNGIVKIAATKVSAGVSTGIGDHESKYSGHDDGEGGDEQFEINDGRSFNAMYSDISGEGLQPVLNDYLYV